The window taaacaacactttgaagcgaAAGAAACGTtcaagatgtcagcgccacctatcgctaccggcgcgaaatagccgcaacgacggaatatggcctcagagatccgaagatattgtcggccaactaaaattgtagaaacgTGCgccgcttagcgtacgctattttatagcgtatagcgtacgctatagttgcatacgttaaactaaaactgtctaaagTTTCGTATCGAGGTATCGGTAGGTGTTGGGCTTGGGCGGTTGGGCTGGGCCTTCTAGCTTTGGGCGTGCTGTGCATATTACATGATATTACATCCGCCGTCGTATTCGATATGCTGTACTGCAGCCCAGATCAAACAAAACAGAGGCTTATGGAGCATGCACAGCGTGATAGCATAAGTGATATGAGGCTCATTCTCAGCAAAGAATGCGGCGACAGTGTCGAACAGATTGCGCAGTACGTGCAAAAAATCACCTACGAGAAGTGTGGCGACACCTTGGCTCACGTTGCATCTCGATGCGGATCCCTGAAAGTACTTCGGTAAGGCAGGGCCGGCCCGGGTTGCGAGCTACGACTAGAAAACAAATTCCTTCTGTTGCAGATTCATCTGCAAGGAAGTCAATTGCCTGACGCTCCTTGAAAGCCAAAACGACGACGGCAAAAGGCCGTTGCATGAAGCTGCTCAGTCATCTCGACTTGATGTAGTGCAGTTTCTTATTCATCAAGGATGCCAGATAGATCCTCTAAAAAGGGCTGACTGGTGAGATATGGTTCTGAACGAGAAGTTCTGTGGTGTCCATGCCACCACATCGCTCTGTGTCGTTTAGTCTTTATTGTTCCAGTTAACACATCCACTATTTACTCAATGACTACACCGTGTATGACCTCATAAGCGCTTTTCGTCGTCAAACGATACGGTACTGTTAATTCTAAAGCTTTTACTGTTATAACTTATATAATTCTCGCTCTGCCTCTGTACTCGGAATAAATGTAAAGTTAAATAATGCCGCagactatatatatgtatatatatatattgtgtgtgtgtgtgtgtgtgtgtgtgtgtgtgtgtgtgtgtgtgtgtgtgtgtgtgtgtgtgtgtgtgtgtgtgtgtgtgcgcgcgcgtgtgtgtgtttcttcaaATGCCCTCGGAAAACAGTACCTTATTTTTATTTGCCTGCAGGACGCCACTTATGTTGGCATGTACAAAGAATCACTTGGAAGTGGTTCAAACACTAGTTGCAAGGGGTGCCAATACAAACCTTCGAAATAAGGATGGTTGGACGCCATTTCACATCTCATGCAGGTGACATTTTATCCACAGCTTTATTCACTTGGCAGCTCTGATGTGACCCTCTTCTTTTTGCAGGGAAGGCCATGTACATATAATGTCCTGCATCTTGGACATGTTTCCAGATGCATGGAACACTagcagcaaaaacaaaagaacgccACTTCACACAGCTGGTATGTGTCTGTGCAGAACATGCTGTAAGGTTAAACAGGAGTGCCAAGTCAAATATGAGCATGCATCATGTATTTTGAGATCCACTGAGCATGGTGGCTTTAAATGAGAAACGGATGCCAGCTGGGGATGACTGGTGGGAGATGTGAGTGCCTTTCAGGTTGGCCAAGTGGTCATAGCAAAATGTTTCACTTAGTCTGCTTGAGA of the Dermacentor albipictus isolate Rhodes 1998 colony unplaced genomic scaffold, USDA_Dalb.pri_finalv2 scaffold_120, whole genome shotgun sequence genome contains:
- the LOC139053420 gene encoding ankyrin repeat domain-containing protein 16-like, producing MLYCSPDQTKQRLMEHAQRDSISDMRLILSKECGDSVEQIAQYVQKITYEKCGDTLAHVASRCGSLKVLRFICKEVNCLTLLESQNDDGKRPLHEAAQSSRLDVVQFLIHQGCQIDPLKRADWTPLMLACTKNHLEVVQTLVARGANTNLRNKDGWTPFHISCREGHVHIMSCILDMFPDAWNTSSKNKRTPLHTAALHGHVQCVKLLLSRGCYLPDVADNCGTTPFMDAAQADQVAIMDCLAELQK